A stretch of Clostridium formicaceticum DNA encodes these proteins:
- a CDS encoding aldo/keto reductase codes for MIYREYGTTGKKVSVIGFGGMRFGKDEDYAVEVVRRANALGINYFDTAHLYCDGRSEAIFGKAFKSMPKEFYISTKTMLRIDPDADAVRRRIENSLKQLAVEKINFFHMWCITDLEQYKKIMAPGGPYEGALKAKEEGLIDHLVFSTHCKGEDIRKIIEDKVFEGVLLGYNVINHPFRQEGIKAALQHKVGVVTMNPLGGGLIPQNHEYFDFIRQYENESVNQAALRFNGAEDGITVVLAGMGTLEEVEENIKTLEHPLAFSEEKREEIKRKIVKDMDSLCTGCQYCIRCPKKIQIHHYLQAYNLKILKDKETMKKQVDWLKQAGRIKENDPIAADCIACGKCEDLCTQKLPIIERLQEIAAL; via the coding sequence TGAAGATTATGCTGTAGAAGTAGTGCGAAGAGCTAATGCTTTAGGAATCAATTACTTTGATACAGCTCACCTTTATTGCGATGGGCGTAGTGAGGCAATTTTCGGTAAGGCTTTTAAAAGTATGCCAAAAGAATTTTATATTTCTACGAAAACTATGTTGAGAATCGACCCTGATGCAGATGCTGTTAGAAGAAGAATAGAAAACTCTTTAAAGCAGTTGGCGGTAGAGAAAATCAACTTTTTCCATATGTGGTGTATTACAGACTTAGAACAATATAAGAAAATTATGGCGCCTGGAGGTCCTTATGAAGGAGCCTTGAAGGCGAAGGAAGAAGGCTTAATTGATCACCTCGTGTTTTCTACCCATTGTAAGGGAGAAGATATTCGTAAAATTATTGAAGACAAGGTTTTTGAAGGGGTGTTATTAGGTTACAATGTGATTAACCATCCTTTTCGCCAAGAAGGTATCAAAGCAGCCCTTCAGCATAAGGTAGGTGTTGTAACCATGAATCCTTTAGGAGGAGGATTGATTCCTCAGAATCATGAGTATTTCGACTTCATAAGACAATATGAGAATGAATCAGTGAATCAAGCGGCTTTGAGGTTTAATGGGGCAGAAGATGGTATAACAGTAGTTTTGGCAGGGATGGGAACATTAGAAGAGGTGGAAGAAAATATAAAGACTTTAGAGCATCCTTTAGCTTTTTCGGAAGAAAAACGTGAAGAAATTAAAAGAAAAATTGTTAAAGATATGGACTCTCTGTGCACAGGCTGTCAATACTGTATTAGATGTCCTAAAAAAATACAGATTCATCATTACTTACAGGCTTATAACTTAAAAATTTTAAAAGATAAAGAAACAATGAAAAAGCAAGTTGATTGGCTGAAACAGGCGGGTAGGATTAAAGAAAATGATCCTATTGCAGCCGACTGTATAGCCTGTGGTAAATGTGAAGATTTATGTACACAAAAGTTGCCTATTATAGAGAGGTTACAGGAGATCGCTGCATTATAA
- a CDS encoding thioesterase family protein encodes MEFNLKVGMSYKAELQVELKDTAVSLGSGSVKVLATPRMIALMENAALNAVDADLPEGYSTVGTHLDAKHMAATPIGMKVYAEAELVKIEGKKLTFNVVAYDEKDKIGEGTHTRYVIAVDSFIEKTNQKLNG; translated from the coding sequence ATGGAATTTAATTTAAAGGTTGGTATGTCTTATAAGGCAGAATTACAAGTTGAATTAAAGGACACAGCGGTATCATTGGGAAGTGGTAGTGTAAAAGTACTAGCTACACCAAGGATGATTGCTTTGATGGAAAATGCAGCATTAAATGCGGTAGATGCCGATTTGCCTGAAGGTTACTCAACAGTGGGAACCCATTTGGATGCAAAACATATGGCTGCTACGCCGATTGGCATGAAGGTTTATGCGGAGGCTGAGTTGGTTAAAATAGAGGGTAAAAAACTGACTTTTAACGTTGTTGCCTACGATGAAAAGGATAAGATAGGAGAAGGAACCCATACAAGATATGTTATTGCGGTGGATTCATTTATAGAGAAAACCAATCAAAAGCTAAATGGCTAG
- the guaB gene encoding IMP dehydrogenase: MEDKIVKEGLTFDDVLLIPAKSEILPNQVDLSTYLTKTIKLNIPLMSAGMDTVTEGKMAISMAREGGIGIIHKNMSIEEQALEVDKVKRSEHGVIVDPFFLSPEHAVSDALELMERYHISGVPITVKGKLVGIITNRDIRFETNYDRNITEVMTKDNLITAKEGITMEEAQKILMANKIEKLPIVDGDGMLKGLITIKDIEKSIKYPNSAKDQKGRLLVGAAVGITKDMMERIEALYKAKVDVIVVDTAHGHSKGVIEAVKKIKNQYPELQLIAGNVATAEATVALIEAGVDAVKVGIGPGSICTTRVVAGIGVPQITAVYDCAKAAKAYDIPVIADGGIKYSGDIPKAIAVGANVVMIGSLFAGTEESPGETVIYKGRSFKTYRGMGSIGAMEKGSKDRYFQEDNKKLVPEGVEGKVPYKGPLKDTVLQLIGGLKAGMGYCGTGSIKDLQENGKFIRITGAGLRESHPHDIIITKEAPNYSVGE, from the coding sequence ATGGAGGATAAAATTGTAAAAGAAGGCTTAACCTTTGATGATGTCTTGTTGATTCCTGCTAAGTCTGAAATTTTACCAAATCAAGTGGATTTATCTACTTATCTTACGAAGACAATAAAGCTAAACATTCCTTTAATGAGTGCCGGTATGGATACAGTAACAGAAGGTAAAATGGCAATTTCAATGGCTAGAGAAGGTGGCATCGGTATTATTCATAAAAATATGTCCATAGAAGAACAGGCACTAGAGGTGGACAAGGTAAAACGAAGTGAGCATGGGGTTATTGTGGATCCCTTCTTTTTATCACCGGAACATGCTGTTTCTGATGCTTTAGAATTGATGGAGCGATATCATATCTCTGGCGTACCTATCACTGTAAAAGGAAAACTTGTGGGTATTATTACGAATCGTGATATTCGTTTTGAAACCAACTACGATAGAAATATCACTGAAGTAATGACGAAGGACAATCTGATTACTGCAAAAGAGGGCATTACTATGGAGGAAGCCCAAAAAATATTGATGGCAAATAAGATTGAAAAGCTACCTATTGTAGATGGCGACGGCATGCTAAAGGGATTAATCACCATAAAAGATATCGAAAAATCTATAAAATATCCTAATTCTGCTAAGGATCAAAAGGGAAGATTATTGGTTGGAGCGGCTGTAGGCATTACCAAAGATATGATGGAGCGGATAGAAGCCTTGTACAAAGCAAAGGTAGATGTCATCGTAGTAGATACTGCTCATGGCCATTCTAAAGGGGTTATCGAGGCGGTAAAGAAAATCAAAAACCAATATCCTGAGCTGCAATTGATAGCAGGAAACGTAGCTACTGCTGAAGCAACTGTAGCATTGATTGAAGCTGGTGTAGACGCTGTTAAAGTAGGGATTGGTCCAGGATCTATCTGTACTACAAGGGTCGTAGCAGGTATAGGCGTTCCACAAATTACAGCCGTATATGACTGTGCAAAGGCTGCTAAAGCCTATGACATCCCTGTCATTGCTGACGGTGGTATAAAGTATTCTGGAGATATTCCAAAGGCTATTGCTGTAGGTGCTAATGTTGTGATGATCGGTTCTTTATTTGCAGGGACAGAAGAAAGCCCTGGAGAAACAGTGATTTATAAAGGAAGAAGCTTTAAAACTTATCGAGGTATGGGATCTATTGGGGCGATGGAAAAGGGAAGTAAGGATCGTTATTTCCAGGAAGACAATAAGAAGCTAGTGCCAGAAGGCGTAGAAGGAAAAGTGCCTTATAAAGGACCTTTAAAGGATACAGTACTCCAACTAATAGGTGGACTAAAGGCAGGTATGGGTTATTGTGGTACTGGTAGCATCAAGGATTTACAGGAAAATGGCAAATTTATTAGAATTACAGGAGCTGGATTAAGAGAGAGTCATCCCCATGATATCATTATTACAAAAGAAGCACCAAACTATAGCGTAGGAGAATAA
- the guaA gene encoding glutamine-hydrolyzing GMP synthase, whose product MNNELVLILDFGGQYNQLIARRVRECNVYCEVVPYKITIDEVKAKNPKGIIFTGGPASVYGEKSPKCDEGIFKLGIPVLGICYGGQLMAEVLGGKVNAAEKREYGKTALNLKNNSSLFKDIAQNSICWMSHTDFIEKAPENFVITATTADCPVAAMENKEKKLYAVQFHPEVEHTESGKEMIKNFLYEVCDCEGTWTTENYIEEEIEIVKNVVGDKKVLCALSGGVDSSVAAVLIHKAVGDNLTCVFVDHGLLRKEEGDQVEEIFKNKFKMNFIRVNAKDRFLGKLAGVSDPERKRKIIGEEFIRLFEEEARKLGQIDYLVQGTLYPDIIESGTETASVIKSHHNVGGLPEDMQFELIEPFKYLFKDEVRAVGTQLGLPEEVVWRQPFPGPGLAVRVLGEITEEKLYIVREADAIVREEIKKAGLDREIWQYFAVLPGIKSVGVMGDERTYAHTVGIRAITSSDAMTADWARIPFDVLERMSNRIVNEVQGVNRIVYDITSKPPSTVEWE is encoded by the coding sequence ATGAATAATGAACTAGTCCTGATTCTAGATTTCGGTGGACAGTATAATCAATTAATCGCTAGACGGGTTAGAGAATGCAATGTATACTGTGAAGTTGTGCCCTATAAAATAACGATAGATGAGGTTAAAGCCAAAAATCCCAAAGGCATTATCTTTACAGGAGGACCTGCCAGTGTTTATGGAGAAAAATCTCCAAAATGCGATGAAGGCATTTTTAAATTAGGTATTCCTGTGCTGGGAATCTGCTACGGCGGTCAGCTAATGGCTGAAGTTTTAGGCGGTAAAGTAAACGCTGCTGAAAAAAGAGAATATGGAAAAACCGCTCTAAATTTAAAGAATAATTCTTCATTATTTAAAGATATAGCACAAAATAGTATTTGCTGGATGAGTCATACAGACTTTATTGAAAAAGCACCAGAAAACTTTGTTATTACAGCTACTACAGCGGATTGTCCTGTGGCGGCTATGGAAAATAAAGAGAAAAAGCTCTATGCTGTTCAATTTCATCCAGAGGTAGAACATACAGAGTCTGGAAAAGAAATGATTAAGAACTTCTTATATGAAGTATGTGACTGTGAAGGAACTTGGACCACCGAAAACTATATAGAAGAAGAAATAGAAATTGTTAAAAACGTGGTAGGAGATAAAAAAGTATTATGCGCTTTATCTGGAGGTGTAGATTCTTCTGTAGCGGCAGTATTGATTCACAAAGCAGTAGGAGATAATTTAACCTGTGTTTTTGTAGATCATGGACTGCTGCGCAAAGAGGAAGGAGACCAAGTAGAGGAGATCTTTAAAAACAAGTTTAAAATGAACTTTATACGGGTAAATGCAAAAGATCGCTTCCTTGGAAAGCTAGCGGGTGTATCGGACCCTGAAAGAAAACGAAAAATCATTGGTGAAGAGTTTATTCGTCTTTTTGAGGAGGAAGCTAGGAAGTTGGGACAAATTGATTATCTGGTACAGGGCACCCTTTATCCAGATATCATAGAGAGTGGTACAGAGACGGCTTCTGTTATCAAAAGTCATCACAATGTAGGCGGACTTCCTGAGGATATGCAGTTTGAACTGATAGAGCCCTTTAAGTACTTGTTTAAAGATGAAGTAAGAGCTGTTGGTACACAGTTAGGTCTTCCAGAAGAAGTTGTGTGGAGGCAACCTTTCCCAGGGCCTGGGCTGGCTGTTCGTGTTTTAGGAGAAATTACAGAGGAAAAGCTGTACATTGTTCGAGAAGCAGACGCAATTGTTCGGGAAGAAATCAAAAAAGCTGGCTTAGATCGAGAAATATGGCAGTACTTTGCAGTATTGCCAGGTATCAAAAGTGTAGGTGTTATGGGGGATGAAAGAACCTATGCTCACACGGTAGGTATTCGTGCCATCACCAGCTCTGATGCCATGACAGCAGATTGGGCGAGGATTCCCTTTGATGTATTAGAAAGAATGTCCAATAGAATTGTAAATGAGGTACAGGGAGTAAACCGTATTGTTTATGACATCACCTCCAAGCCACCATCAACAGTGGAGTGGGAATAA
- a CDS encoding Txe/YoeB family addiction module toxin, producing the protein MYSIFYDKKALKDIPKLKASKLDSKTKALIDILRENPYQSPPPYEKLQGDLQGAYSRRINIQHRLVYEVIEDIQTVKIISMWSHYEF; encoded by the coding sequence ATGTATTCCATCTTTTATGATAAAAAGGCTTTAAAGGATATTCCCAAGCTGAAAGCAAGCAAACTGGACAGCAAAACCAAAGCACTCATTGATATTTTACGAGAAAATCCTTATCAGTCACCACCGCCATACGAAAAACTTCAAGGTGATTTGCAAGGCGCATATTCCCGTAGAATCAATATTCAACATCGGCTTGTCTATGAAGTGATCGAAGACATACAAACTGTAAAAATTATCAGTATGTGGTCTCACTATGAATTCTAG
- a CDS encoding type II toxin-antitoxin system Phd/YefM family antitoxin yields the protein MINTNITNFRKNLFSMLEQTIKYNEPINISTKEGNAVIISEDDYNGLMETLYLCLIPNMRERIMEGLKTPIDECVPENEVQW from the coding sequence ATGATTAATACAAATATCACTAATTTCAGAAAAAATCTGTTTAGCATGCTAGAACAAACAATAAAATACAATGAGCCTATCAACATCAGTACTAAAGAAGGAAATGCAGTCATTATCAGTGAAGATGATTATAACGGCTTAATGGAAACACTTTATCTCTGCTTGATTCCAAACATGCGCGAACGTATCATGGAAGGCTTAAAAACCCCTATTGATGAGTGTGTTCCTGAAAACGAGGTTCAATGGTAA